In Yersinia enterocolitica subsp. enterocolitica, one DNA window encodes the following:
- a CDS encoding heme/hemin ABC transporter substrate-binding protein: MRLRLLSLPFILSLSACLLPLNSFAAERIVTIGGDVTEIAYALGAGGEIVARDSTSLQPQAVQKLPDVGYMRMLNAEGILAMKPTMLLVSELAQPSLVLKQVADSGVNVVTVPGQTTPESVAVKINAVASALHQQEKGQALIKDYQQRLAAVNNTPLPVKVLFVMSHGGLTPMAAGQNTAADAMIRAAGGSNAMQGFSRYRPLSQEGVIASAPDLLLITSDGVRALGGSEGIWKLPGMALTPAGKNKRLLVVDDMALLGFGLETPQVLSQLRKGMEQAQ, encoded by the coding sequence ATGAGACTAAGGTTACTGTCACTCCCTTTCATTCTGTCGCTGAGCGCCTGTCTTCTGCCGCTGAACTCTTTCGCCGCAGAACGTATCGTCACCATTGGCGGTGATGTCACAGAAATCGCCTACGCACTGGGTGCGGGTGGTGAGATTGTGGCTCGTGACAGTACCAGTCTACAGCCTCAGGCAGTGCAAAAGCTGCCTGATGTTGGTTACATGCGCATGCTTAATGCCGAAGGAATTTTGGCAATGAAGCCGACCATGCTGCTGGTCAGTGAGCTGGCGCAACCTTCACTGGTACTCAAACAAGTCGCGGACAGTGGTGTGAATGTTGTCACTGTACCGGGTCAAACCACACCTGAAAGTGTGGCAGTGAAAATAAATGCTGTTGCCAGCGCACTGCATCAGCAGGAAAAAGGGCAAGCACTTATCAAAGACTATCAGCAACGTTTAGCCGCAGTGAACAACACACCACTGCCGGTTAAGGTGCTGTTTGTCATGAGTCATGGCGGCTTAACCCCGATGGCTGCCGGTCAAAATACCGCAGCGGACGCCATGATCCGCGCCGCCGGTGGTAGCAATGCGATGCAAGGTTTTAGCCGCTATCGTCCGTTATCACAGGAAGGGGTGATTGCCAGTGCGCCGGATTTATTACTGATCACCAGTGACGGTGTGAGAGCGCTGGGTGGCAGTGAAGGTATCTGGAAATTACCGGGGATGGCATTGACCCCGGCGGGCAAAAATAAACGCCTGTTAGTGGTTGATGATATGGCGCTACTCGGCTTTGGCTTGGAAACACCGCAAGTGCTATCGCAACTGCGCAAAGGTATGGAACAAGCGCAATGA
- a CDS encoding hemin-degrading factor → MSKSIYEQYLQAKADNPGKYARDLATLMGISEAELTHSRVSHDAKRLKGDARALLAALEAVGEVKAITRNTYAVHEQMGRYENQHLNGHAGLILNPRNLDLRLFLNQWASAFTLTEETRHGVRHSIQFFDHQGDALHKVYVTEQTDMPAWEALLAQFITTENPELQLEPLSAPEVTEPTATDEAVDAEWRAMTDVHQFFQLLKRNNLTRQQAFRAVGNDLAYQVDNSSLTQLLNIAQQEQNEIMIFVGNRGCVQIFTGMIEKVTPHQDWINVFNQRFTLHLIETTIAESWITRKPTKDGFVTSLELFAADGTQIAQLYGQRTEGQPEQTQWREQIARLNNKDIAA, encoded by the coding sequence ATGAGCAAATCAATATACGAGCAGTATCTACAAGCTAAAGCAGATAATCCGGGCAAATATGCGCGCGATTTGGCCACGCTGATGGGGATTTCAGAAGCGGAACTGACCCATAGCCGCGTTAGTCATGATGCCAAACGTCTGAAAGGTGATGCCCGCGCACTACTGGCCGCATTGGAAGCTGTCGGTGAGGTCAAAGCTATCACCCGCAACACCTATGCCGTACATGAGCAAATGGGCCGTTACGAAAATCAACATCTGAATGGCCATGCTGGTTTGATCCTCAATCCACGCAATTTAGATTTACGCCTGTTCCTCAACCAGTGGGCCAGCGCATTCACGCTGACAGAAGAAACTCGCCACGGTGTACGCCATAGCATCCAGTTTTTCGACCATCAAGGCGATGCTCTGCATAAAGTGTATGTCACTGAACAAACTGACATGCCAGCCTGGGAAGCGCTACTGGCGCAGTTTATCACCACAGAAAATCCAGAGTTGCAGCTAGAGCCACTGAGCGCACCTGAAGTCACTGAACCGACAGCCACCGATGAAGCTGTCGATGCTGAATGGCGTGCTATGACTGACGTGCATCAGTTCTTCCAGTTGCTCAAACGCAATAATTTGACCCGTCAGCAAGCCTTCCGTGCCGTGGGTAATGATCTGGCTTATCAGGTTGATAACAGTTCTCTGACCCAGTTGCTGAACATTGCTCAGCAAGAACAGAATGAAATCATGATTTTTGTGGGTAACCGTGGCTGTGTACAAATATTCACCGGCATGATTGAAAAGGTTACACCACATCAAGATTGGATTAATGTTTTCAACCAGCGCTTCACGCTGCATCTGATTGAAACAACGATTGCTGAAAGCTGGATTACCCGCAAGCCAACAAAAGACGGTTTCGTGACCAGTTTGGAACTGTTTGCTGCTGATGGCACCCAAATTGCACAACTTTACGGTCAGCGCACCGAAGGCCAGCCAGAACAAACGCAATGGCGTGAGCAAATTGCTCGCCTCAATAATAAGGATATCGCCGCATGA